The following proteins are encoded in a genomic region of Ursus arctos isolate Adak ecotype North America unplaced genomic scaffold, UrsArc2.0 scaffold_32, whole genome shotgun sequence:
- the HES3 gene encoding transcription factor HES-3 isoform X1, whose protein sequence is MCSSWKPARGGAPGVWPRGGGRGRALWGRHNALNTRLPPLCPAAPPACPAAPLYQAATAPSRRNARRPMGPGQPRRFKAARRVPTPAVRPRPRRPIRAGAGPDPAGESRGPGGRAPRSRGPRNLGLKGGRGAILHAVWRLRTPLPRQGPSILREQISKPLMEKKRRARINVSLEQLKSLLEKHYSHQIRKRKLEKADILELSVKYMKSLQNSVQGLWLIPSGAEFPSGFRSCLPGVSQLLQRGEEGGGGLRCPLAHERAGGSTMDSAGPSAEAPAPLRPCAPTIWAPVPATGASRSPPPRLLFPGGLPGPSSSVPGPQPAPRRCTESPGPGLGVWRPW, encoded by the exons ATGTGCAGCAGCTGGAAGCCCGCACGCGGCGGGGCGCCCGGAGTTTGGCCCCGAGGGGGCGGGCGCGGGCGGGCTTTGTGGGGCCGGCACAATGCCCTTAACACTCGGCTGCCCCCTTTGTGCCCGGCCGCGCCGCCCGCCTGCCCCGCGGCGCCTTTGTACCAAGCCGCCACCGCCCCAAGCCGGAGGAACGCACGGAGGCCAATGGGGCCTGGTCAGCCCCGGCGCTTCAAAGCTGCCCGGCGCGTGCCAACGCCTGCTGTCCGGCCTCGGCCCCGCCGCCCAATCCGGGCCGGAGCGGGCCCGGATCCGGCCGGCGAGTCCCGCGGCCCGGGCGGAAGAGCACCTCGGAGTCGCGGACCACGCAACCTAGGCCTGAAAGGAGGGCGGGGCGCGATTCTCCACGCTGTTTGGCGCTTGAGAACGCCTCTGCCCCGGCAGGGCCCTTCAATACTCCGGGAGCAG ATCTCCAAGCCTCTGATGGAGAAGAAGCGACGGGCTCGCATCAATGTGTCCCTGGAGCAGCTGAAGTCGTTGCTGGAAAAACACTACTCACACCAG ATCCGGAAACGCAAGTTGGAGAAGGCAGACATACTGGAGCTGAGCGTCAAGTACATGAAAAGCCTTCAGAACTCGGTGCAAG ggcttTGGCTGATCCCCAGCGGAGCTGAGTTCCCGTCGGGCTTCCGCAGCTGTCTGCCTGGCGTTAGCCAGCTTCTGCAGCGCGGAGAGGAGGGCGGCGGTGGCCTGCGCTGCCCCCTGGCGCACGAGCGCGCAGGTGGCAGCACCATGGACAGCGCTGGGCCGAGCGCGGAGGCACCGGCGCCGCTCCGCCCCTGCGCCCCTACTATTTGGGCCCCTGTTCCGGCCACCGGCGCCTCGCGGTCCCCGCCACCCCGGCTCCTCTTCCCTGGTGGTCTCCCCGGCCCGTCCTCCAGCGTCCCGGGGCCGCAGCCGGCGCCTCGCCGCTGCACCGAGAGCCCGGGGCCGGGTCTGGGCGTTTGGCGGCCCTGGTGA
- the HES3 gene encoding transcription factor HES-3 isoform X2, producing the protein MEKKRRARINVSLEQLKSLLEKHYSHQIRKRKLEKADILELSVKYMKSLQNSVQGLWLIPSGAEFPSGFRSCLPGVSQLLQRGEEGGGGLRCPLAHERAGGSTMDSAGPSAEAPAPLRPCAPTIWAPVPATGASRSPPPRLLFPGGLPGPSSSVPGPQPAPRRCTESPGPGLGVWRPW; encoded by the exons ATGGAGAAGAAGCGACGGGCTCGCATCAATGTGTCCCTGGAGCAGCTGAAGTCGTTGCTGGAAAAACACTACTCACACCAG ATCCGGAAACGCAAGTTGGAGAAGGCAGACATACTGGAGCTGAGCGTCAAGTACATGAAAAGCCTTCAGAACTCGGTGCAAG ggcttTGGCTGATCCCCAGCGGAGCTGAGTTCCCGTCGGGCTTCCGCAGCTGTCTGCCTGGCGTTAGCCAGCTTCTGCAGCGCGGAGAGGAGGGCGGCGGTGGCCTGCGCTGCCCCCTGGCGCACGAGCGCGCAGGTGGCAGCACCATGGACAGCGCTGGGCCGAGCGCGGAGGCACCGGCGCCGCTCCGCCCCTGCGCCCCTACTATTTGGGCCCCTGTTCCGGCCACCGGCGCCTCGCGGTCCCCGCCACCCCGGCTCCTCTTCCCTGGTGGTCTCCCCGGCCCGTCCTCCAGCGTCCCGGGGCCGCAGCCGGCGCCTCGCCGCTGCACCGAGAGCCCGGGGCCGGGTCTGGGCGTTTGGCGGCCCTGGTGA